ATTCAGTGAAGATAATGACATTAGAAGAATTGGCAGCCCATGACGGCCAAAACGGCCATCGCGCTTTGATAGCCTTTCAGGGAAAGGTTTACGATGTCACGGACAGTTTTCTGTGGCAAAACGGAAATCACCAGGTTTTGCACCAGGCAGGTCGCGACCTGACAAATGAAATGAAGGATGCACCGCATGGAGAGGATTTACTAACGAAATTTCCAGTTGTGGCTCAATTGGCGCGTGCCAAATAGGAACAGTTGATTAGAACTATCTGTCCATTCGTTCCAGATTGTGACCGAACATGCCCGGCCTTTTTTGCCGGGCATGTTTTTCTTTGGCCGCAGTCAATTGATTTTATTAAAATCAGAACGATTATCACTTTTTACGAACGACTTTTCCTTGATTTATTTCCATTTTTTATATATCTTTAGGCTGATTTCGTATTCACCGGAATGATTACCGGAATCCTGAAAGGGTTATCATTCCTTGGAATACTTTGATTTAAATAACTTTATCAATGAGGAACTTCGTCGTGCAAATGAAGAATTTAAAACGATACAAGCGAAGCAAACAGCGCGACCGCATTCTGGGGCTCTTGCGAGAGACCGATACGCATCCCACGGCGGATTGGATTTACAACCATTTGAAAAAGGAATATCCGAAACTGAGTTTGGGCAACGTATACCGAAATTTGAATATATTGGTAGAACAGGGCCTCATTCGCGAACTGAATTTCGGGAGCACATTCGACCGATATGATGCCAATACGGAAGAACATTACCATTTTATTTGTCAGAAATGCGGCAGAATCTATGATTTAAATCTTCCTTATGATACCGAGACCAATCGTCGTGTAGAAGAAATAACCGGCGGAAAGGTTCGTTTTCACCGGACCGAGTTCTACGGTATTTGCAAGAATTGTTTGGAAGAGGAAAAGTAAACTCCGGCTCTTTTCCAAAAAATAAAGAGGTCGGCTCAGACCGACCTCTTTCAGCAAACCGATTTTATTGTTTTTCTTTCATTTCCGTTAAGAGTGTTTTAACAGCTGCCTCTAATTGCCGGTCTTTGTGTCTGGCAATATCCCCGGGCTGATCCCACACCAGGACATCCGGAACAGCCCCGTGTAACTCCATGTCTACTCCGTCAGGGAGCGTGTACCACCCGCGAAACGGAATTCTGAAATAACTTCCGTCAATCAGTAGCGTCCCGCCGGTGCTGATGACCGCACCAAAAGTGGGAACACCCACCAATTTCGCCAGTTTCAGCGTCTTAATGGCATGAGGAAAAATCTCCGCATTGCTGTATGAATACTGGTTCATCATCACCACAAACGGTTTGATCCAGGCGTAGAGCGGACGCCTTCCCTGCGGGTAACCCTTTCCCCCGTCCCGGGGAATGGTGTAAGCGTGAGGCCGGGTCTCCAACATGGCCAGCATGTAATCGGCCGTCCAGCCGCCGCCATTGTTTCGCACATCAATCACCAGGGCCTCTTTGTCGTGTCCCTCTGCATAAAGGAGCATCTCGAATCGTTCCAAACTGGGCATGGACATGCCCCGGACGTGCACGTAACCCAATCGATTTTTACTGAGCTGATGAACCCGTGCACGTTTTTCATTCACCCAACGATCATATTCCAAATCCATAAACTTCGAATAGGAAATCGGTTCGACCACCACATCCTCCGATTTACCGGAAGCACGCTTAACACTCAGGATAATTTTCTCCCCGATTTTATTATTAAGCAAACGGTACACATTAACGGTTTTTTTCAGAGGGGTTCCGTCGACCGCCGTAATCAGATCTCCTGTTTTTAAATGAACATCCTTCGAATCACAGGGTCCGTTCGGTTCAACCAGCGAAATCCTGAGTCCCTCACCGTTGTACGACGCATCATAAAACACCCCCAACATCCCACTGCGTGTGGGATTCTTGGGAGGCGGCGGATAAATTCCCAGATGTGAGGCGTTGAGTTCACCCAACATCAGACGAACCACGTCATTGAAATCCTCAATGGTTGTGACAGAGGCGGCCAACGGCTGATATTTGGGAATCATTTTTTTCCAATTTACGCCGTGGTGGTGGGGATCGTAAAAGCGTTTGTCCATAATCGACCACGTTTCGTTGAATTTTTGGCGTTGCTCCGCCGGGTGGTTGATGGTCAGCGTGGCCCGAAATCCAATGGGTTTGAGATTTTTGCCCATCAAATCAATAGATTGCAGGGATCCGCCCTTTGCGAGAAAGGTGAGCGTTTTACCGTCTTTGGAAAACTGTATCTGTGAAGGCGAAACACCGCTTCGGGTCAACTGTTTCAGTTTGGAGCCGTCCCATTTTACCGACCACAAATCCTGTTTCCCGGCGCTGTTGGTTGCAAATACAAATGTTTCACCGTCCGGGGAAATCCGCACCCCCGTTTCGTTTCCGGGCAGTGAGGTCACCCGTCGCAGCCGCCAGTAGATATTCTTAAAATCAATTTTCACCGTCGGTACCGTCGCCTTTTTGTTCTTATTTGCTTTCAGTGCCTCCTGCTCATCTTCCCAATCCTGTTTTGTCTTGTCGTTGTCTATTTTTCGAAGAAATACAAACCAGACATCGAACGTATCGCCCACACGCCTGGAAACAAAGGCCAGCTTCCGTCCGTCCTTCGACCAGACCGGGCTCATGTCATCATCAGGATGCTCGGTAATGTTTACCGGCGGCTGGCTGCCGTCTGCCGGCATGATAAAAACATCATAATTGAACTCATTATCTGCCCGGGAAAAAGCAATCCATTTGGAATCGGGAGACCAGGTAAAATCCGGTGCATCCCATCCCTTCAAAATGCGTTTGGCATGTTTTCCACGGGCATCCATCACGTACAGGTCGCCGTTGCCGCGAATGTAAGCGATCTTCTTTCCGTCGGGCGAGAAACGCGGGCGATACTCATTCTCCGCATCGGACGTCAGGCGTTGCAGGGTAATTTTCAGCGTCCTGGACAACCTTTTTTGCGCGGTGTCCGCGGAAAAGGCCAGATAAATA
The DNA window shown above is from Calditrichota bacterium and carries:
- a CDS encoding cytochrome B5 produces the protein MKIMTLEELAAHDGQNGHRALIAFQGKVYDVTDSFLWQNGNHQVLHQAGRDLTNEMKDAPHGEDLLTKFPVVAQLARAK
- a CDS encoding transcriptional repressor; its protein translation is MKNLKRYKRSKQRDRILGLLRETDTHPTADWIYNHLKKEYPKLSLGNVYRNLNILVEQGLIRELNFGSTFDRYDANTEEHYHFICQKCGRIYDLNLPYDTETNRRVEEITGGKVRFHRTEFYGICKNCLEEEK
- a CDS encoding PDZ domain-containing protein, which translates into the protein MKLRVLSLMAWLLLLPLALSAGVKKPVSFARYPAPSPDGKMLAFSYQGDIWRVPISGGRALRLTVHEAYEKTPLWSPDGKQIAFASNRNGNFDLFVMPAEGGVARQLTYFSNTDNLTDWAPDGQSLIFSSNRNFYYHRLPAEYRVPLKGGTPMRLMEEYADQGKISPDGRWLAFVRGRDNWWRKHYRGSGNYDIWLYEFKTGTYRRLTTFNGDDKHPLWSADSKTLYYVSEKDGTFNLWKMGLDGSGKEQMTHFKDDGVRFPQIARNGSIIAFERGADIYTIQPGTKSPRKLAIFAPSDVKVNPVERKTFTSKATEIRVSPNGKEVAFVVRGEVFVMKKKGGKAKAITQNPARDFDIFWSPSGDTLAFVSDRTGNQDIYLAFSADTAQKRLSRTLKITLQRLTSDAENEYRPRFSPDGKKIAYIRGNGDLYVMDARGKHAKRILKGWDAPDFTWSPDSKWIAFSRADNEFNYDVFIMPADGSQPPVNITEHPDDDMSPVWSKDGRKLAFVSRRVGDTFDVWFVFLRKIDNDKTKQDWEDEQEALKANKNKKATVPTVKIDFKNIYWRLRRVTSLPGNETGVRISPDGETFVFATNSAGKQDLWSVKWDGSKLKQLTRSGVSPSQIQFSKDGKTLTFLAKGGSLQSIDLMGKNLKPIGFRATLTINHPAEQRQKFNETWSIMDKRFYDPHHHGVNWKKMIPKYQPLAASVTTIEDFNDVVRLMLGELNASHLGIYPPPPKNPTRSGMLGVFYDASYNGEGLRISLVEPNGPCDSKDVHLKTGDLITAVDGTPLKKTVNVYRLLNNKIGEKIILSVKRASGKSEDVVVEPISYSKFMDLEYDRWVNEKRARVHQLSKNRLGYVHVRGMSMPSLERFEMLLYAEGHDKEALVIDVRNNGGGWTADYMLAMLETRPHAYTIPRDGGKGYPQGRRPLYAWIKPFVVMMNQYSYSNAEIFPHAIKTLKLAKLVGVPTFGAVISTGGTLLIDGSYFRIPFRGWYTLPDGVDMELHGAVPDVLVWDQPGDIARHKDRQLEAAVKTLLTEMKEKQ